The Euphorbia lathyris chromosome 8, ddEupLath1.1, whole genome shotgun sequence genome has a window encoding:
- the LOC136202417 gene encoding uncharacterized protein, with translation MSAIVCGKRSFFEELTVTSPPVSKRIRCSSSSPVRFSPPRPHSSVSFTSPSSNQTSSILIHKLIALFPDMDNKILERALEECGDDLNSAIRSLTELRLGSVENSLDPCGVRSDVVFEANVQQGVAINNAEAPTDDPQAAAQLEMGGAEWVEFFVSQMKGAANIDDARARASRALEAFEKSVYARAHAEAAKGFQQENMMLKEQLQSIIQENSLLKRAVTIQHERQKEYEDRSQELQHLKQLVSQYQDQLRALEVSNYALTMHLKQAQQSSSMPGRFHPDVF, from the exons ATGTCTGCCATAGTGTGCGGTAAGAGATCCTTTTTTGAAGAATTGACTGTGACAAGCCCTCCCGTTTCCAAGAGAATCcgttgttcttcttcttctcctgttCGTTTCTCTCCTCCAAGGCCACACAGCTCTGTTTCTTTTACTTCTCCATCTTCCAATCAGACGTCTTCGATCTTGATTCACAAACTCATCGCTCTCTTTCCTGACATGGACAACAAG ATTCTTGAGAGAGCACTTGAAGAATGTGGCGATGATTTAAATTCAGCCATCAGAAGTTTGACTGAACTACGTTTGGGATCTGTTGAGAACAGCTTGGATCCTTGTGGAGTTAGATCTGATGTAGTCTTTGAGGCTAATGTTCAACAAG GAGTAGCTATAAATAATGCAGAAGCACCAACTGATGATCCGCAAGCTGCTGCACAACTTGAAATGGGTGGTGCAGAGTGGGTAGAGTTCTTTGTTAGCCAAATGAAGGGTGCTGCAAACATAGATGATGCTAGAGCACGTGCTTCAAGGGCACTGGAAGCCTTTGAGAAGTCCGTTTATGCACGTGCTCATGCTGAAGCTGCCAAAGGCTTTCAACAG GAAAATATGATGTTGAAGGAGCAATTGCAATCCATTATTCAGGAAAATTCACTTCTAAAGAGAGCTGTAACGATTCAGCATGAGCGTCAGAAAGAATATGAGGACCGGAGCCAGGAGTTGCAACATCTGAAGCAATTGGTGTCCCAATATCAAGATCAGCTAAGAGCCTTGGAG GTTAGCAACTATGCGTTAACAATGCACCTGAAGCAGGCTCAGCAAAGCAGCTCAATGCCTGGGCGTTTCCACCCTGATGTCTTTTAA
- the LOC136203752 gene encoding calmodulin-like protein 3 encodes MAITFFLLIFLFFAAFLYFFPLPKHLYSFFSSRPSPAAKRDPEITRDNRNDNSNDFKDELKSVFATFDKNGDGFITKQELIDSLNNIRIFMTEKEVEEMLVKVDSNGDGLIDFQEFCSLCQNRKDDAEEEEEDVDLKEAFEVFDRDKDGLISVEELGSVLCSMGLKQGRRSEDCKEMIRKVDKDGDGMVNFDEFKKMMTTTSGGGGNSKNLISVF; translated from the coding sequence aTGGCCATTACTTTTTTCCTCCTTATATTCCTCTTCTTTGCTGCCTTCCTTTACTTCTTTCCCCTTCCCAAACATCTCTACTCTTTCTTCTCCAGTCGCCCTTCCCCTGCCGCAAAACGCGATCCAGAAATCACTCGCGATAATCGCAATGATAACAGCAACGACTTCAAGGATGAGCTCAAGAGTGTGTTTGCGACCTTCGACAAAAACGGCGACGGATTTATAACGAAGCAAGAGCTGATAGATTCTCTCAACAACATCAGAATCTTCATGACGGAGAAAGAAGTCGAAGAAATGTTAGTGAAAGTCGATTCCAATGGAGACGGATTGATTGATTTCCAAGAGTTTTGCAGCTtgtgtcaaaataggaaagacgacgccgaagaagaagaagaagatgtggATCTGAAAGAAGCTTTTGAGGTATTTGATAGGGATAAAGATGGATTAATTTCAGTTGAAGAATTAGGATCGGTGTTATGTTCTATGGGATTAAAACAAGGAAGAAGAAGTGAAGATTGTAAAGAAATGATTAGAAAGGTTGATAAAGATGGAGATGGAATggttaattttgatgaatttaagAAGATGATGACAACTACAAGTGGAGGAGGAGGCAACTCAAAAAACCTCATTTCAGTCTTCTAA